A stretch of the Lactuca sativa cultivar Salinas chromosome 9, Lsat_Salinas_v11, whole genome shotgun sequence genome encodes the following:
- the LOC128128954 gene encoding classical arabinogalactan protein 9-like: MVQSIHDADKPAARGKKPEKGKLKKKAKGAKGPSPKKRKPSMTDQSPPPKRKKNQPRRKLVLASSSSDSEADKSDSEESARGDTPPHSPSHEVTISSKPISPPPTTIPISIPIITSIPIITSSISIPPITTPISIPLITTTISIPPITSSNPIPPTSIPIPPPIFTEATKITISEVRTNVSDTGDQTSAPETTFTTEPFYTLEPTPTTEPPTSPLSPTRSAETETFLGGEDMTFDSIYYSPYRIQSNDDDDAPGAAETNAEKVNSASTKLTTSFATEHQNFASLR; encoded by the exons ATGGTTCAGTCCATCCATGACGCAGATAAACCAGCTGCCAGGGGAAAGAAACCAGAAAAAGGGAAACTTAAGAAAAAGGCCAAAGGGGCGAAGGGTCCTTCTCCTAAGAAGCGGAAACCCTCAATGACAGATCAATCACCCCCACCGAAAAGGAAGAAAAACCAGCCAAGGAGGAAACTAGTTCTCGCTTCTTCCTCAAGCGATTCAGAGGCTGACAAGTCTGACTCAGAGGAATCAGCTCGAGGTGATACTCCTCCCCATTCGCCTTCACATGAGGTAACAATTTCATCCAAACCTATTTCTCCTCCTCCTACCAccatacctatttccattcccatcaTAACCTCCATTCCCATCATAACCTcatctatttccattccccctatAACTactcctatttctattcccctcATAACTACcactatttccattccccccataacctcttcTAACCCTATACCACCCACCTCTattcctataccaccacccattttcactgaagctaccaAAATAACTATCAGTGaggttcgaaccaacgtatctgatacgggggatcAGActtcagcacccgaaaccaccttCACCACCGAGCCATTTTATACACTTGAACCTACCCCTACCACTGAACCTCCAACATCACCCTTATCTCCCACTCGCTCAGCCGAAACCGAGACATTTTTAGGTGGGGAGGATATGACCTTTGATTCCATATACTACAGCCCTTACCGGATCCAaagcaatgatgatgatgatgctcct GGGGCTGCCGAAACCAATGCAGAGAAGGTCAATTCTGCTAGTACGAAGCTGACCACTTCGTTTGCCACTGAACATCAGAACTTTGCTAGTCTTCGATAG